From the genome of Candidatus Deferrimicrobium borealis:
GGGGACATACCTGGCAGTGGGGGACACTCCTTCCCTTTACGGGTCAGAACCAGGAATGTCCCCCCTGGAAGGTGTGCCCCCTGCCCACGACCGGCAACCCCCCATCAGCAGGAAGGTGTTACCAATAGATCAGATAAAGCTGCGACGCGCCTCGGGCTTCAGCAGGTCCTGCCGGCAGTAGGGGCAGAATTTCCACCCGGGAGAGACCATCCGGCTGCACCCGGGGCAGGTGGCGGAGGCGGAGTAGCCGCACGACGGGCACATGACGAAGTCGCTCTCCATGGGGGTGGCGCATTGGGGGCAGGCGGATGCGAAGTCGGAGTCGGTCTCCACCGCGCGGTACACTTCCTCGGTCGTCGTGATGCCGGAGGTCACCTTTTCCAGCGCGGCGCGCCCGAGCGTCACCATCCCCCTGGAGACCGCCGCCTGGCGGAGCTCGTTCTCCGTCGCGTTGCCCGCGACCAGCTCCCGGATCGGCTGGGTGAAGGTCAGGATCTCGTAGATGCCGGTTCGTCCCTTGTATCCCGTGCCGCCGCACTCGGGACACCCGGTCCCCCGGTAGACGGGGACGCCGGCGGAGATCCCAAGCCGCAGGATGTCCCGCTCCGTGGGGTCGGTCTTCATCTTGCATTTCTGGCAGATCTTGCGGACCAGGCGCTGCGCCACGATTCCGATGATCGTGGAGGCGAGCATGAAGGAGGGTACCCCGAGGTCGCGCAGCCGGGTGATCGTCGCCACGGAGGAGTTGGTGTGGATCGTGGAGAGCACCAGGTGTCCCGTGAGGGCCGCCTGGACGGCGATCGAGGTCGTATCCAGGTCGCGCATCTCTCCCAGCATGATGATGTCGGGGTCCTGCCGCAGCATCGCCCGGAGCATGACGGCGAAGCTGAGGCCGATCTTCTCCTGCACCGCCACCTGGTTGATCCCCGCAAGTTCGTACTCGATCGGGTCTTCGATCGTCGTGATGTTGTCCTCGACGGATTTGATCCGGTTCAGGATCCCGTAGAGGGTGGTCGTCTTTCCCGATCCGGTGGGCCCCGTGATGAGGAGGATCCCCTGCGGACGGGAGATGATCTCCTCCATCCTCGACAGCTCCCCGGGGGAGAACCCGATCGATTCCAGGGGTATGTTCGCGTTGACCGAGTCTAGGATCCGGATGACCACTTTCTCCCCGTAATTGGCCGGTACCGTGGAGACCCGCAGGTCGAGGCTGCGCCCTCCGACGCGGACGCCGATCCGGCCGTCCTGCGGGAGCCGCTTCTCGGCGATGTCCATCCTCGCCATGATCTTGATCCGCGACACGACCGCCCCCTGGACCCACTTCGGAAGGTCCATCGTCTTGCGGAGGAGGCCGTCGACCCGGTGACGGATCTGGAGGGCCGTCTTCGTCGGCTCCACGTGGATGTCGGAGGCCCTCTGGTCGACCGCCTCGGCGACGATCAGGTTCACCATCCGGATGACGGGGGCGGCCTCGGACTTCTTCCGCAGGTCGTCGATATCCTTCCCCTCGAGGTCCTGGGAGTCGCCCAGCACCTCGACCTGACGCTCGTCCACGATGTCCTTGACGATGGTGCTGATGGACGATCCGAGGTGGTAATGCTGGTCGATGGCCCAAAGGATGTCGGAGCGGGGGGCGATGAACGGCTTGATGGTGAAGCCGGAGGCGAACCGGACGTCCTCGAACGCCTCGAAGCTCAACGGGTCGGCCATCGCGATCTGCAGGTCGCGGTGGTCGATCGCGACGGGGATGATCAGGTGTTTCCGTGCGACCTTTTCCTGGAT
Proteins encoded in this window:
- the tadA gene encoding Flp pilus assembly complex ATPase component TadA, with translation MSKKRLGDFLLESGLLDEGELARSLAEQRSKRGKLGEVIVSLGMATEMEIAQVLSLQLGIPTIDLKNTPVEPQAIELIQEKVARKHLIIPVAIDHRDLQIAMADPLSFEAFEDVRFASGFTIKPFIAPRSDILWAIDQHYHLGSSISTIVKDIVDERQVEVLGDSQDLEGKDIDDLRKKSEAAPVIRMVNLIVAEAVDQRASDIHVEPTKTALQIRHRVDGLLRKTMDLPKWVQGAVVSRIKIMARMDIAEKRLPQDGRIGVRVGGRSLDLRVSTVPANYGEKVVIRILDSVNANIPLESIGFSPGELSRMEEIISRPQGILLITGPTGSGKTTTLYGILNRIKSVEDNITTIEDPIEYELAGINQVAVQEKIGLSFAVMLRAMLRQDPDIIMLGEMRDLDTTSIAVQAALTGHLVLSTIHTNSSVATITRLRDLGVPSFMLASTIIGIVAQRLVRKICQKCKMKTDPTERDILRLGISAGVPVYRGTGCPECGGTGYKGRTGIYEILTFTQPIRELVAGNATENELRQAAVSRGMVTLGRAALEKVTSGITTTEEVYRAVETDSDFASACPQCATPMESDFVMCPSCGYSASATCPGCSRMVSPGWKFCPYCRQDLLKPEARRSFI